A portion of the Alphaproteobacteria bacterium genome contains these proteins:
- a CDS encoding iron-sulfur cluster assembly protein has translation MNMEYSPFSQFATTAPLPDDGIARAGEPLKPGEDKADEAAIVAAMKTVHDPEIPVDIYELGLIYKCDQADDGSVAIEMTLTAPACPVAGILPVQVAEAVAAVEGVGEVTVEIVWEPPWNPSLMSEAAKVELDMF, from the coding sequence ATGAATATGGAATATTCGCCGTTCAGCCAGTTCGCCACGACGGCGCCCTTGCCGGATGACGGCATTGCGCGCGCCGGCGAACCGCTGAAACCGGGCGAGGACAAGGCCGATGAGGCGGCGATTGTCGCGGCCATGAAGACCGTGCATGACCCGGAAATTCCGGTTGATATTTACGAACTGGGGCTCATCTATAAGTGCGACCAGGCGGATGACGGCTCGGTCGCCATCGAAATGACGCTGACCGCGCCGGCCTGTCCCGTTGCCGGCATTCTGCCGGTACAGGTCGCGGAAGCCGTTGCCGCCGTCGAAGGCGTTGGCGAGGTGACCGTCGAGATTGTCTGGGAGCCGCCGTGGAATCCGTCGCTGATGTCGGAAGCGGCGAAAGTCGAACTGGATATGTTTTAA
- a CDS encoding SUF system NifU family Fe-S cluster assembly protein, which produces MMDELRELYQEVILDHGKSPRNFRDIEGATGHAHGKNPLCGDQLVVYLKLGDGDVIEDVSFVGNGCAISVASASMMTELVRGKSVKQAHILFDRFHDMCTGDDAAPADASLDPEDLEKLTVLSGVRAFPVRVKCATLAWHTLNAAIEGKEVTSSE; this is translated from the coding sequence ATGATGGACGAACTTCGGGAACTCTATCAGGAAGTGATCCTGGACCACGGCAAGAGTCCGCGGAACTTTCGCGATATCGAGGGGGCGACCGGCCATGCCCATGGCAAGAACCCGCTCTGCGGCGACCAGCTTGTCGTCTATCTGAAATTGGGCGACGGGGACGTCATCGAAGACGTGTCCTTCGTTGGCAATGGCTGTGCGATATCGGTTGCATCGGCATCGATGATGACCGAACTGGTCAGGGGAAAATCTGTCAAACAGGCGCATATCCTGTTCGACCGGTTCCACGATATGTGCACGGGCGATGACGCGGCGCCGGCGGACGCGTCGCTCGACCCGGAGGATCTGGAAAAGCTGACCGTGCTGTCGGGCGTGCGCGCCTTTCCGGTACGGGTCAAATGCGCGACGCTTGCCTGGCATACGCTGAATGCCGCGATCGAGGGCAAGGAGGTAACGAGCAGTGAGTAG
- a CDS encoding cysteine desulfurase: MSNTAQAAAVDSAVPYDVEAYRRDFPILSETVHGQPFVYLDNGASAQKPRQVIDAVRHVYEHEYANVHRGVHYMSERATDAYEGARIKVQKFLNAKHDHEIIFTRNATEAVNMVVRTHGQRFLQPGDEILISIMEHHANIVPWQMLAAEKGLKLKAVPITDDGELKMDEFRKMLTPETKMVAITHVSNALGTINDVTEITRLAHDAGATVLIDGSQGAVHMPVDVQAIDCDFYVFTGHKLYGPSGVGVLYGKEERLNAMPPFLGGGEMIEHVTIASSTWAALPNKFEAGTPMIAQAIGLGAAVDYVTAIGMDRISAHEEDLRRYATQRLSSIPGLKIYGTAPRKAAIISFTVEGIHSHDIATIIDRAGVACRAGHHCAQPLMDLLGVPATTRASFGLYNTHADADALVAALESAREFFGA, translated from the coding sequence ATGAGCAATACCGCACAGGCGGCGGCTGTGGACAGCGCCGTACCCTATGATGTCGAAGCCTATCGCCGGGATTTTCCGATCCTGTCGGAAACGGTGCACGGGCAGCCGTTTGTCTATCTGGACAACGGCGCCTCGGCGCAGAAACCGCGCCAGGTGATCGACGCCGTGCGTCATGTGTATGAGCACGAATACGCCAATGTGCATCGCGGCGTGCATTACATGTCCGAGCGCGCGACCGACGCCTATGAAGGCGCGCGCATCAAGGTGCAGAAATTCCTGAACGCGAAGCATGACCACGAGATCATCTTCACGCGCAACGCGACCGAGGCGGTGAACATGGTTGTCCGGACACATGGGCAGCGCTTCCTGCAACCCGGCGATGAAATCCTGATTTCGATCATGGAGCATCATGCGAACATCGTTCCCTGGCAGATGCTGGCGGCGGAAAAAGGGTTGAAGCTGAAAGCCGTACCGATCACCGATGACGGTGAACTGAAAATGGACGAATTCCGGAAGATGCTGACTCCGGAAACGAAGATGGTTGCAATCACGCATGTGTCCAACGCGCTCGGTACGATCAACGACGTGACGGAAATTACCCGTCTGGCGCATGATGCCGGCGCCACGGTGTTGATCGACGGATCGCAAGGGGCGGTCCATATGCCGGTCGATGTGCAGGCCATCGATTGCGATTTCTATGTCTTTACCGGCCACAAGCTGTACGGGCCGTCCGGCGTCGGCGTGCTGTATGGCAAGGAAGAGCGGCTGAACGCGATGCCGCCATTCCTTGGCGGCGGTGAAATGATTGAGCATGTCACGATTGCGAGCAGCACCTGGGCGGCACTGCCGAACAAGTTCGAGGCCGGTACGCCGATGATCGCACAGGCCATTGGGCTTGGCGCGGCAGTCGATTATGTTACCGCCATCGGCATGGACAGGATCTCCGCCCATGAAGAGGATTTGCGGCGCTACGCGACGCAGCGCCTTTCCTCGATCCCGGGACTGAAAATATATGGTACCGCACCACGCAAGGCGGCGATCATTTCGTTTACCGTGGAGGGTATCCATTCGCACGATATCGCCACGATTATCGACCGGGCCGGGGTGGCCTGCCGCGCCGGGCATCACTGCGCCCAACCGCTGATGGATTTGCTGGGCGTTCCGGCGACGACGCGCGCATCCTTCGGTCTGTACAACACGCATGCCGACGCCGACGCGCTGGTCGCGGCGCTGGAATCGGCCCGGGAGTTTTTTGGCGCATGA
- the sufD gene encoding Fe-S cluster assembly protein SufD: MARIETPFADHFDTALLSGAPWIEALRRGGFDRYRALGLPTPRSEQWKYTNLRALARIPFAPAAPGSTVTAIPAGIAPLEDAYLAVIVNGRFDASLSALDGLPKGVESGSLAAKAAQDPAALEASLGRLADIESRPLAALNTASMADGLYLRLADGAALDKPLHLVCIGDAGDDPVGISPRHLIDMGAGSIATLVESHVGAGSYFANTVSEISVGAGAVLNHYKLQNEGPEAFHVAYTHVRLEDRSTYDGFVLQVGGKLARNEIRTHLGEHVECRLNGAYLGRGEQHIDNTTFIDHASPNSTSHEVYKGVLDGRSRGVFQGKILVRKDAQKTDGRQVNKTLLLSPGTEIDTKPELEIYADDVKCSHGATTGDLAEEALFYLMARGIDRKKAKAMLVVAFVGEAVAEIQSPGPRAAFQKTVDAWLGEEDEK, from the coding sequence ATGGCGCGGATCGAGACACCCTTTGCCGATCATTTCGATACGGCGCTGCTGTCCGGCGCGCCGTGGATAGAGGCGCTGCGTCGTGGCGGCTTTGACCGCTACAGGGCGCTTGGCCTGCCGACGCCGCGCAGCGAACAGTGGAAATACACCAATCTCCGCGCGCTGGCCCGCATTCCGTTCGCACCGGCTGCGCCGGGCTCAACGGTAACCGCGATCCCCGCCGGCATTGCGCCGCTGGAAGACGCCTATCTGGCGGTCATCGTCAACGGGCGGTTCGATGCGTCCCTGTCGGCGCTCGACGGATTGCCAAAGGGCGTTGAGTCCGGCAGCCTCGCGGCGAAGGCGGCGCAGGATCCGGCGGCGCTTGAAGCGTCGCTTGGCAGGCTTGCCGATATCGAATCCCGACCGCTGGCGGCGCTGAACACGGCTTCCATGGCGGACGGGCTGTATTTACGTCTGGCCGATGGCGCGGCGCTGGACAAGCCGCTGCATCTGGTCTGTATCGGCGACGCGGGCGATGACCCGGTCGGGATTTCCCCCCGCCATCTGATCGATATGGGCGCCGGCAGTATCGCAACGCTCGTCGAAAGCCATGTCGGCGCCGGCAGCTATTTCGCCAATACGGTGTCGGAAATTTCGGTCGGCGCCGGGGCGGTGCTGAATCATTACAAGCTGCAGAACGAAGGCCCGGAAGCTTTTCACGTTGCCTATACCCATGTGCGGCTGGAAGACCGTTCGACGTATGACGGATTTGTCCTGCAGGTCGGTGGAAAACTTGCACGCAACGAGATCCGCACGCACCTGGGCGAGCATGTGGAATGCCGGCTGAACGGTGCCTATCTGGGGCGCGGCGAGCAGCATATCGACAACACGACCTTCATCGATCATGCTTCCCCGAACAGCACATCGCATGAGGTTTACAAGGGCGTGCTGGATGGACGGTCGCGCGGCGTGTTCCAGGGCAAGATCCTGGTGCGCAAGGACGCGCAGAAGACCGATGGCCGGCAGGTCAACAAGACGCTGCTGCTGTCGCCGGGCACGGAAATCGATACCAAGCCGGAACTTGAAATCTACGCCGACGATGTCAAATGCAGCCACGGGGCAACGACCGGCGATCTGGCGGAAGAGGCGCTGTTTTACCTGATGGCGCGCGGTATCGACCGGAAAAAGGCAAAGGCGATGCTGGTGGTGGCCTTCGTCGGCGAAGCGGTGGCGGAAATTCAGTCACCCGGGCCGCGCGCGGCGTTTCAGAAAACCGTCGATGCCTGGCTTGGCGAAGAGGATGAGAAGTAG
- the sufC gene encoding Fe-S cluster assembly ATPase SufC — protein sequence MPLLEIRDLHATVGDQPILKGLSLTVEPGTVHAIMGPNGSGKSTLSYVLSGRAGYEVTSGEVIYDGADLLAMEADERARAGLFLAFQYPVEIPGVAGTTFLRAALNAVRSHRGESPLDAMQFLKYVREKAGALKIGDDMLRRALNVGFSGGEKKRNEVLQMAVLEPKLAVLDETDSGLDIDALKLVAEGVNSLRAPDRGMMVITHYQRLLDYIVPDQVHILSDGRIILSGDKSLALELEEKGYASFVDEKAA from the coding sequence ATGCCATTGCTCGAAATCCGCGACCTGCATGCCACGGTCGGCGACCAGCCGATCCTGAAGGGGCTCAGCCTGACGGTCGAACCGGGAACGGTGCATGCGATCATGGGGCCTAACGGTTCCGGGAAAAGCACGCTTTCCTATGTGCTGTCTGGCCGCGCCGGATATGAGGTCACCTCGGGCGAGGTCATTTATGACGGGGCCGACCTGCTGGCGATGGAAGCGGATGAACGGGCCCGCGCCGGCCTGTTTCTGGCCTTCCAGTATCCGGTTGAAATTCCCGGCGTCGCAGGCACAACCTTTCTGCGTGCGGCGCTGAACGCGGTGCGGTCGCATCGCGGCGAATCCCCGCTGGATGCCATGCAGTTTCTGAAATATGTGCGGGAAAAGGCGGGGGCCCTGAAAATCGGCGACGACATGCTGCGCCGTGCGTTGAATGTCGGCTTTTCCGGCGGCGAGAAAAAGCGTAATGAAGTGCTGCAGATGGCGGTGCTGGAACCGAAACTGGCGGTCCTGGACGAAACCGATTCCGGGCTGGATATCGACGCGCTGAAGCTGGTCGCCGAAGGGGTGAATTCGCTGCGCGCGCCGGATCGCGGCATGATGGTGATCACCCATTACCAGCGCCTGCTGGACTATATCGTCCCCGACCAGGTGCATATCCTGTCCGATGGCAGGATCATCCTGTCCGGCGACAAGTCGCTGGCGCTGGAACTGGAAGAAAAGGGCTATGCGTCCTTCGTCGATGAAAAGGCGGCGTGA
- the sufB gene encoding Fe-S cluster assembly protein SufB, whose product MVANTDTLEQVRAVSDDGYKHGFVTDIEMERAPKGLSEDTVRYISAQKNEPEWLLEWRLKAYRHWLTMPEPKWAKVSFPPIDYQESYYYSAPKSDKDRPKSLDEVDPKLLETYEKLGIPLREQEMLAGVAVDAVFDSVSVATTYKKKLEEIGVIFGSFSEAVQKYPELVRKYLGSVVPYADNKHATLNSAVFTDGSFVYIPKGVRCPMELSTYFRINAENTGQFERTLIIADEGSYVSYLEGCTAPQRDENQLHAAVVELVALDDAEIKYSTVQNWYPGDEEGRGGIYNFVTKRGACRGRNSKIAWTQVETGSAITWKYPSCLLIGDNSVGEFYSVAITANRQQADTGTKMIHIGKNTSSTIISKGIAAGRADQSYRGLVKIMAGADGARNYTQCDSLLIGDQCGAHTVPYIETGNPTAHVEHEATTAKISEDQLFYCLQRGLTTEEAVSLIVNGFCKEVMRTLPMEFAVEAQKLIGISLEGSVG is encoded by the coding sequence ATGGTTGCGAATACCGATACACTGGAACAGGTCCGCGCCGTATCCGATGACGGGTACAAGCACGGCTTCGTCACCGATATCGAGATGGAGCGCGCCCCCAAGGGGTTGAGCGAGGATACGGTCCGGTACATTTCAGCGCAGAAGAATGAGCCGGAATGGCTGCTGGAATGGCGGCTCAAGGCCTATCGCCACTGGCTGACGATGCCGGAGCCGAAATGGGCCAAGGTGTCCTTTCCGCCGATCGATTATCAGGAGTCCTATTACTACTCCGCGCCGAAATCGGACAAGGACAGGCCCAAGAGCCTGGACGAGGTCGATCCCAAGCTGCTGGAAACTTATGAAAAGCTGGGTATTCCCCTGCGCGAACAGGAAATGCTGGCCGGTGTCGCGGTGGACGCGGTGTTCGACAGCGTCTCCGTGGCGACGACCTACAAGAAGAAACTGGAGGAAATCGGCGTCATCTTCGGATCCTTCTCCGAAGCGGTGCAGAAATATCCGGAACTGGTTCGGAAATATCTCGGTTCCGTTGTCCCCTATGCCGATAACAAGCATGCGACGCTGAACAGCGCCGTCTTCACCGATGGCTCCTTCGTCTATATCCCGAAGGGCGTACGCTGCCCGATGGAGCTGTCGACGTATTTCCGGATCAACGCGGAAAATACGGGGCAGTTCGAACGCACGCTGATCATTGCGGATGAAGGTTCCTATGTCAGCTATCTGGAAGGCTGCACCGCGCCGCAACGCGACGAGAACCAGTTGCATGCGGCGGTGGTCGAACTGGTCGCGCTGGACGATGCCGAAATCAAGTATTCGACGGTGCAGAACTGGTACCCGGGCGACGAGGAAGGCCGCGGCGGCATCTACAATTTCGTCACCAAGCGCGGCGCCTGCCGCGGGCGGAATTCGAAGATCGCCTGGACGCAGGTTGAAACCGGCTCCGCCATCACCTGGAAATACCCGAGTTGCCTGCTGATTGGCGACAACTCCGTCGGTGAGTTCTATTCGGTGGCGATCACGGCGAATCGCCAGCAGGCCGATACCGGCACCAAGATGATCCATATCGGCAAGAACACCAGTTCGACCATCATTTCCAAGGGGATCGCGGCGGGCCGCGCGGACCAGAGCTATCGCGGGCTGGTCAAGATCATGGCTGGCGCGGATGGCGCGCGCAATTACACCCAGTGCGACAGCCTGCTGATCGGCGACCAGTGCGGCGCGCATACGGTGCCCTATATCGAAACGGGCAATCCGACAGCCCATGTGGAACATGAGGCGACGACGGCGAAAATCAGCGAGGACCAGTTGTTCTATTGCCTTCAGCGCGGCCTGACGACGGAAGAAGCGGTATCGCTGATCGTCAACGGGTTCTGCAAGGAAGTCATGCGGACGCTGCCGATGGAATTCGCGGTCGAAGCGCAGAAGCTGATCGGAATCAGCCTGGAAGGAAGCGTCGGTTAG
- a CDS encoding SUF system Fe-S cluster assembly regulator: protein MLKLSRMIDYGVVILSQMAHHRDELVTAPGLAEATGLPAPTVSKILKSLAHSDLVTSHRGVHGGYTLSRQPEAISVAVILEALEGPVALTACVEGSDEQCNVASLCPIRGGWEKVNGAIRHALEAVSLSDLVHGGYNFVESPAETRIQAPEQV, encoded by the coding sequence GTGCTGAAACTCAGCCGAATGATCGACTATGGAGTCGTCATATTGTCCCAGATGGCCCACCATCGGGACGAACTGGTGACTGCGCCCGGACTGGCGGAGGCCACGGGCCTGCCCGCGCCCACCGTATCCAAGATACTGAAGTCGCTGGCGCATAGCGACCTTGTGACATCGCATCGCGGCGTGCATGGCGGTTACACGCTGTCGCGGCAGCCCGAAGCGATTTCGGTTGCCGTCATTCTGGAGGCGCTGGAAGGGCCGGTCGCGTTGACCGCCTGCGTCGAAGGCTCGGATGAACAGTGCAATGTCGCCAGCCTCTGCCCCATTCGCGGCGGCTGGGAAAAAGTCAACGGCGCGATCCGCCATGCGCTTGAAGCCGTATCGCTATCCGATCTCGTTCATGGCGGTTACAATTTCGTCGAATCGCCGGCGGAAACGCGCATTCAGGCACCGGAGCAGGTTTAA
- the tenA gene encoding thiaminase II, whose amino-acid sequence MANHELFDRLKASCRPQWEAYIQHAFVRGLGAGDLPQPAFRYYLQQDYLFLIHFSRAYGLAAFKADNLTDLRRAAGALHHISVNEMALHVGYCAGWGVDEATMAAMPEDPANMAYTRYVLERGLAGDALDLAVALAPCIVGYAEVGAWLKSGGGPASSGNPYQEWIDTYAAADYQEVAWAHAAHLDDLMVRRGGPGRFDRLAQTFEEATRLEIGFWQMGLNAAA is encoded by the coding sequence ATGGCAAACCACGAACTGTTCGACCGCCTGAAGGCATCCTGCCGCCCGCAATGGGAGGCGTATATCCAGCATGCGTTCGTGCGCGGGCTGGGCGCGGGCGACCTGCCGCAACCGGCCTTCCGGTATTACCTGCAGCAGGATTATCTGTTCCTGATCCATTTTTCCCGGGCCTACGGGCTGGCGGCCTTCAAGGCTGACAATCTGACCGATCTGCGCCGGGCGGCGGGGGCGCTGCACCACATATCGGTCAACGAAATGGCGCTGCATGTGGGTTACTGCGCGGGCTGGGGCGTCGATGAAGCGACGATGGCCGCTATGCCGGAAGACCCGGCGAACATGGCCTATACCCGTTATGTGCTGGAGCGGGGCCTGGCGGGCGACGCGCTCGACCTCGCGGTGGCGCTGGCGCCCTGCATCGTCGGCTATGCGGAAGTGGGCGCGTGGCTGAAAAGCGGCGGCGGTCCCGCCTCTTCGGGAAATCCCTATCAGGAATGGATCGATACCTATGCCGCCGCGGATTATCAGGAAGTCGCCTGGGCGCATGCGGCGCATCTCGACGATCTGATGGTACGCCGCGGCGGGCCCGGCCGGTTCGACCGCCTGGCGCAGACCTTCGAGGAAGCGACGCGCCTGGAGATCGGATTTTGGCAGATGGGGCTGAATGCGGCGGCCTGA
- a CDS encoding ferredoxin family 2Fe-2S iron-sulfur cluster binding protein → MPKMTFIDPKGVAREVNAPVGKSILDIAHANNVDIEGACEGAMACSTCHVIVDPAWYDRLPEPGIDEEDMLDLAFGLTRTSRLGCQVTITEDLDGLVVRLPSATRNVLLA, encoded by the coding sequence ATGCCGAAAATGACATTCATCGATCCCAAGGGCGTTGCCCGGGAAGTCAACGCGCCGGTGGGCAAGTCCATACTGGATATCGCGCACGCCAATAATGTCGATATCGAAGGCGCCTGCGAAGGCGCAATGGCCTGTTCGACCTGCCACGTCATTGTCGATCCGGCCTGGTATGACCGCCTGCCGGAACCTGGCATCGACGAGGAAGACATGCTCGATCTGGCCTTCGGCCTGACCCGCACGTCGCGGCTCGGTTGCCAGGTGACGATCACAGAGGATCTGGACGGTCTTGTCGTCCGCCTGCCGTCGGCCACCCGAAACGTCCTGCTGGCATAA
- a CDS encoding cysteine desulfurase family protein, protein MNNEIYLDHNATAPVREAVADAMMAALRQTGNASSVHRFGRRQRQLVETARAEVAALLGAPPQNVVFTGGGTEANNLALRGAGRKRIIVSAIEHLSVLQAADGAEIAPVTAAGIVDIDRLAGMMAADGEPALVSVMLANNETGAVQPLDDIAGIVEQAGGILHSDMVQAAGRLPLDRYPMAMATVSAHKIGGPQGIGALVLGRDVPLSPVIRGGGQERGRRAGTENMAGIVGFGVAARLAREQADGNAAMAKMRDRMEARLLRAFPDAVVFGAGAPRLDNTSCVAIPGMRAETQIMALDLAGIAVSAGSACSSGKVTTSHVLQAMGVAADMAQCAIRISFGPGNSDADSDRLIDILRSLRGRTARQDPEAA, encoded by the coding sequence ATGAATAACGAAATCTACCTTGACCATAACGCCACAGCGCCGGTCCGGGAAGCCGTGGCGGATGCCATGATGGCGGCGCTGCGCCAGACCGGCAACGCGTCTTCCGTGCACCGTTTCGGCCGCCGCCAGCGGCAGCTGGTGGAGACGGCGCGGGCGGAGGTCGCGGCGTTGCTGGGCGCGCCCCCGCAGAATGTCGTGTTCACGGGGGGGGGAACGGAGGCGAACAATCTTGCCCTTCGCGGCGCCGGCCGCAAGCGCATCATTGTCTCCGCGATTGAGCATTTGTCCGTGCTGCAGGCGGCGGACGGCGCCGAAATCGCGCCGGTGACGGCGGCGGGCATTGTCGATATCGACCGGCTGGCCGGGATGATGGCGGCGGATGGGGAACCGGCGCTGGTCTCCGTCATGCTGGCGAATAACGAAACCGGTGCTGTCCAGCCGCTGGACGACATTGCCGGGATCGTCGAACAGGCCGGCGGCATTCTGCACAGCGACATGGTGCAGGCGGCGGGGCGGCTGCCGCTGGACCGCTACCCGATGGCAATGGCGACCGTGTCGGCGCACAAGATCGGCGGACCGCAGGGTATCGGCGCGCTGGTGCTGGGCCGGGACGTGCCGCTAAGCCCCGTGATCCGGGGCGGCGGCCAGGAGCGGGGCCGGCGCGCGGGAACGGAGAACATGGCCGGAATCGTCGGGTTCGGGGTCGCCGCCAGGCTGGCGCGCGAACAGGCCGACGGGAATGCCGCGATGGCGAAAATGCGCGACCGCATGGAAGCCCGGCTGCTCCGGGCGTTTCCCGATGCGGTCGTGTTCGGCGCCGGCGCGCCGCGGCTGGACAATACCAGTTGCGTCGCCATCCCCGGGATGCGGGCGGAAACCCAGATCATGGCGCTGGATCTCGCCGGGATTGCGGTGAGCGCGGGATCGGCCTGCTCGTCCGGCAAGGTCACCACAAGCCATGTGCTGCAGGCGATGGGCGTGGCGGCGGATATGGCGCAATGCGCGATCCGCATCAGCTTCGGCCCGGGCAACAGCGATGCGGACAGCGACAGGCTGATCGATATCCTGCGTTCCCTGCGCGGCCGTACGGCCCGCCAAGACCCGGAGGCGGCGTAA
- the cysE gene encoding serine O-acetyltransferase: protein MFKTIREEIRGIMARDPAARSALEVVTCYPGFHAVMLHRLSSRLWRREWRILARMVSHIGRFLTGIEIHPGARIGQRLFIDHGMGVVIGETAEIGNDVTLYHDVTLGGVAPSVDSDSQRNLKRHPTLEDCVIVGSGANVLGPIKVGKGARIGANAVVTKNVPAGATVVGIPGRALARPAATEQDAFAPYGTPLGDVPDPIIRAMDGLMDQVTTLKVRIDELERQLGSVQGTGTLDYESREDRATPMADK from the coding sequence ATGTTCAAAACGATTCGCGAGGAAATCCGCGGGATCATGGCCCGCGACCCGGCCGCCCGATCGGCGCTGGAGGTCGTGACCTGCTATCCGGGTTTCCATGCCGTTATGCTGCATCGTCTGTCCAGCCGGTTGTGGCGGCGCGAATGGCGCATTCTGGCGCGGATGGTGTCCCATATCGGCCGGTTCCTGACCGGTATTGAAATCCATCCGGGCGCCCGCATCGGCCAACGGCTTTTCATCGATCACGGGATGGGTGTCGTTATCGGCGAAACCGCCGAAATCGGCAACGACGTGACGCTGTATCATGACGTGACGCTTGGGGGCGTCGCGCCGTCGGTGGATTCCGACAGCCAGCGCAACCTGAAACGGCATCCGACCCTTGAGGACTGCGTCATCGTCGGCTCCGGTGCGAATGTCCTGGGACCGATCAAAGTGGGAAAAGGCGCCAGAATTGGCGCGAACGCCGTTGTCACGAAAAACGTGCCGGCCGGCGCAACGGTCGTCGGCATACCGGGGCGCGCCCTGGCGCGTCCGGCGGCGACGGAGCAGGATGCCTTTGCGCCATATGGCACGCCCCTGGGTGACGTGCCGGATCCGATAATCCGTGCGATGGACGGGCTGATGGATCAGGTAACAACGCTGAAGGTCCGGATCGACGAGCTTGAAAGGCAATTGGGTTCGGTGCAGGGGACCGGGACGCTGGACTACGAATCCCGCGAAGATCGCGCAACGCCAATGGCCGACAAATAG
- a CDS encoding alpha/beta hydrolase, which produces MPEITINGPEGRIEARYLAAKVPNAPIALFLHPHPLHGGTMNNKVVYSLYQTFLARGFSCLRFNFRGVGRSQGTFSRGEGEMSDAAAALDWLQANNQDSPQCWIAGFSFGAWIGMQLLMRRPEITGFISVAPPANMYDFSFLAPCPASGLVVQGDKDEIVPADSVQKLIDKLRQQKGVTISHEIVPGANHFFNGHMDELVGHVGSYIDTAMMEKSPAE; this is translated from the coding sequence ATGCCCGAAATTACCATAAACGGACCCGAAGGTCGCATCGAAGCCCGATATCTGGCCGCTAAAGTGCCGAATGCGCCAATCGCCCTGTTTCTGCATCCGCACCCGCTGCATGGCGGCACGATGAACAACAAGGTCGTCTATTCGCTTTATCAGACATTTCTGGCGCGGGGGTTTTCGTGCCTGCGGTTCAATTTCCGGGGGGTCGGCCGGTCGCAGGGAACGTTTTCCCGAGGTGAAGGAGAGATGTCCGATGCGGCGGCGGCGCTTGACTGGCTGCAGGCGAACAACCAGGATTCGCCGCAATGCTGGATCGCGGGATTTTCCTTCGGCGCCTGGATCGGCATGCAACTGCTGATGCGCCGGCCCGAAATTACCGGCTTTATCTCTGTCGCGCCGCCGGCGAACATGTATGACTTTTCGTTTCTGGCGCCCTGCCCCGCCTCCGGTCTGGTTGTCCAGGGCGACAAGGATGAGATCGTCCCCGCCGATTCCGTACAGAAGCTGATCGACAAACTGCGCCAGCAAAAGGGCGTAACCATCAGCCATGAAATCGTGCCGGGCGCGAACCATTTTTTCAACGGTCACATGGATGAACTGGTCGGGCATGTCGGCAGCTACATCGACACCGCCATGATGGAAAAAAGCCCGGCCGAGTGA